The following proteins are co-located in the Streptomyces sp. NBC_00435 genome:
- a CDS encoding helix-turn-helix domain-containing protein, protein MPSYQSSSVENARKAVAARLREVRLDAGLKGHELAARCGWHKSKVSRIENAITPPSDADIRDWCAGCGADDQAPDIVATSRTADSMYLEWKRLQRTGLRRLQESRVPLYERTKLHRGYASHLVPGLFQTPAYAAALLSSISRFHGTPNDTAEAVDARMSRARVLHEGTHRFALLVEEAVLRYQVGDPETMAGQLGHLLSVMSLPAVSLGIIPFAARERGMWTLETFDIFDDQRVHVELLTAQVTLTAPGEVGMYVKAWGDLQKMTAYGAEARTLVTAAIDALR, encoded by the coding sequence ATGCCCAGCTATCAGTCTTCCAGCGTCGAGAACGCACGCAAGGCCGTCGCGGCACGTCTGCGGGAGGTTCGCCTTGACGCTGGCCTGAAAGGGCATGAGCTGGCGGCTCGCTGCGGCTGGCACAAGTCCAAGGTGTCCCGCATCGAGAATGCGATCACACCGCCCTCGGACGCGGACATTCGCGATTGGTGCGCTGGGTGTGGTGCTGACGACCAGGCCCCGGACATCGTTGCCACCTCACGCACGGCTGACTCCATGTATCTGGAGTGGAAGCGCCTCCAGCGAACCGGCTTGCGCCGTCTCCAGGAGTCCCGTGTCCCGCTGTACGAGCGAACCAAGCTGCACCGGGGGTACGCCTCCCACCTTGTGCCCGGACTGTTCCAGACACCTGCCTACGCCGCCGCGCTCCTCTCGTCCATCAGCCGGTTCCATGGCACCCCCAACGACACGGCGGAAGCAGTCGACGCCCGCATGTCCCGCGCCCGTGTTCTGCATGAAGGAACACACCGCTTCGCGCTGCTGGTAGAGGAAGCAGTGTTGCGCTACCAGGTGGGCGACCCCGAGACGATGGCCGGACAGTTGGGGCACCTGCTATCCGTCATGTCACTGCCTGCTGTCTCACTCGGGATCATCCCTTTCGCAGCGCGTGAACGAGGCATGTGGACCTTGGAGACATTCGACATTTTCGATGATCAGCGCGTGCATGTGGAATTGCTGACGGCACAGGTGACGCTCACGGCGCCGGGCGAAGTAGGCATGTACGTCAAGGCATGGGGTGACCTACAGAAAATGACGGCGTATGGCGCAGAGGCCCGCACCCTGGTCACTGCCGCAATCGACGCGCTGCGTTGA